Proteins from one Patescibacteria group bacterium genomic window:
- a CDS encoding response regulator has translation MADNKTKILLIEDEEMLANMYEVKFNNEGFDLTKALDGADGLEKAKTIHPDFILLDIIMPKMDGFSVLKSLKEDAATKDIPVMLLTNLGQDEDIERGKELGSVGYLVKANITPSEVVAEVKKKMAK, from the coding sequence ATGGCAGATAATAAAACAAAAATTTTGCTTATTGAGGACGAGGAAATGCTCGCCAATATGTATGAAGTAAAGTTTAACAACGAAGGCTTTGATTTGACCAAGGCTCTTGATGGAGCAGACGGTTTGGAAAAAGCCAAAACTATTCATCCGGATTTTATTTTACTTGATATTATTATGCCAAAGATGGATGGTTTTTCAGTTTTGAAATCTCTCAAGGAGGATGCCGCTACCAAAGATATTCCTGTAATGTTGTTGACCAACCTAGGGCAGGATGAGGATATTGAGCGTGGTAAAGAGTTGGGGTCAGTTGGCTATTTAGTCAAGGCAAATATTACCCCATCGGAAGTAGTGGCAGAAGTTAAAAAGAAAATGGCTAAATAA
- the fusA gene encoding elongation factor G, producing the protein MPRHPLEKIRNIGIIAHIDAGKTTVTERILFYTGKKHKIGEVHEGQAEMDWMEQEKERGITITSAATTCFWNLPDWLGGDKANINIIDTPGHVDFTVEVERSLRVLDGGVIVFDGVAGVEPQSETVWRQADKYHVPRLAFVNKMDRMGADFYYDLKTIHDRLTKSAHPMQLPIGAAETFEGIINLLEREAWYYLDEDGKQFEKREVPADMKDKVEEFRGKLIEAIVENDEALMEKYLGGEEPAIEDLKKVLRQAVIGNKIVPVFVGSALKNKGVQFLLDAIVAYLPSPLDVPEIVGHEPRNEENHITVLAKDEDPFVGLAFKVATDPYVGKLTFVRVYSGTLKSGSYVFNANTEKRERIGRILRMHANSREEVSEIFTGDIVAVVGLKDTTTGQTLCDEKREVVLESMDFPEPVIHVAVEPKTKADQEKMGMALAKLAEEDPTFTVRSDEETNQTIIGGMGELHLDIIVDRMKREFSVEANVGAPQVAYKETITATAEAEGKYIKQSGGRGQYGHCWLRLEPLERGTGFEFEEEIKGGVIPKEYIPAIEKGIKETMDNGILAGYQIQDVKVAVYDGSYHDVDSSEAAFKVAGSMAFKEAFKKATPVILEPVMAVEVVTPEQYMGDVIGDLNSKRGQVHEMSDRAGAKVIDAEVPLSEMFGYATALRSMTQGRASYSMEFKKYAQVPHNVAEEIIKKN; encoded by the coding sequence ATGCCTCGACATCCACTTGAAAAAATAAGAAACATTGGAATTATTGCTCATATTGATGCTGGTAAGACTACCGTGACGGAGCGTATTCTTTTTTATACAGGAAAAAAACATAAAATCGGTGAAGTCCATGAAGGGCAAGCTGAAATGGATTGGATGGAACAGGAAAAGGAAAGAGGTATTACCATTACTTCTGCCGCGACTACTTGTTTTTGGAATTTACCTGACTGGTTGGGTGGTGACAAAGCCAATATCAATATTATTGATACCCCAGGTCACGTAGATTTTACTGTAGAAGTAGAAAGATCATTGCGCGTGCTTGATGGTGGTGTGATTGTTTTTGATGGAGTAGCTGGAGTAGAACCACAGTCGGAGACTGTCTGGAGACAGGCTGACAAATATCATGTGCCCCGCCTAGCCTTTGTAAACAAGATGGATAGAATGGGTGCGGATTTTTATTATGATTTAAAAACTATTCATGATAGATTGACAAAATCTGCCCATCCAATGCAGTTGCCAATTGGAGCAGCTGAAACTTTTGAAGGCATTATCAATCTTTTAGAAAGAGAAGCTTGGTATTATCTTGATGAAGACGGTAAACAATTTGAAAAACGTGAAGTACCAGCTGACATGAAAGATAAGGTAGAAGAATTCCGTGGAAAACTTATTGAAGCGATTGTAGAAAACGATGAAGCCTTGATGGAAAAATATCTTGGCGGAGAAGAACCAGCTATTGAAGATTTGAAAAAAGTTTTGAGACAGGCCGTTATTGGCAACAAGATTGTGCCAGTTTTTGTCGGTTCAGCTTTAAAAAACAAAGGAGTTCAGTTTTTGCTAGATGCCATTGTTGCGTATTTACCATCTCCACTTGATGTACCAGAAATTGTCGGACACGAACCAAGAAATGAAGAAAATCATATCACGGTCTTGGCTAAAGATGAGGATCCTTTTGTAGGTTTGGCTTTTAAAGTGGCGACTGATCCTTATGTTGGTAAACTGACTTTTGTAAGAGTTTATTCTGGTACATTAAAATCCGGCTCTTATGTTTTTAATGCCAATACCGAGAAAAGAGAGAGGATTGGAAGAATTCTTAGAATGCACGCCAACTCTCGTGAAGAAGTATCTGAAATATTTACTGGTGATATCGTAGCTGTTGTTGGCCTAAAAGATACAACTACTGGTCAGACTCTTTGTGATGAAAAAAGAGAAGTAGTCCTTGAAAGTATGGATTTCCCAGAACCAGTTATTCATGTGGCAGTTGAACCAAAAACCAAAGCTGATCAAGAAAAGATGGGTATGGCTCTGGCAAAATTAGCCGAAGAAGACCCAACCTTTACTGTCCGATCAGATGAAGAAACAAATCAAACTATTATTGGTGGTATGGGAGAGCTTCATTTGGATATTATTGTGGATCGTATGAAGCGTGAGTTTTCGGTTGAGGCCAATGTCGGTGCCCCACAAGTCGCTTACAAAGAAACCATTACGGCTACTGCCGAGGCAGAAGGAAAATATATCAAACAATCTGGTGGTCGTGGTCAGTATGGTCATTGTTGGTTGAGATTGGAACCACTTGAAAGAGGTACTGGATTTGAGTTTGAAGAAGAAATCAAAGGTGGCGTTATTCCAAAAGAATATATTCCGGCTATTGAAAAAGGTATCAAAGAAACCATGGACAACGGAATATTGGCTGGTTATCAAATACAAGATGTTAAAGTAGCTGTTTATGATGGAAGTTACCATGATGTTGACTCTTCTGAAGCTGCTTTTAAAGTAGCTGGTTCAATGGCTTTTAAAGAAGCTTTCAAAAAAGCTACCCCGGTTATTTTAGAGCCAGTCATGGCGGTAGAAGTAGTCACTCCCGAACAATACATGGGCGATGTGATTGGTGATTTGAATTCCAAGAGAGGACAGGTTCATGAAATGAGCGATAGAGCTGGTGCCAAGGTTATTGATGCCGAAGTGCCACTATCTGAGATGTTTGGTTATGCTACCGCTCTAAGATCTATGACTCAGGGACGAGCTAGTTATTCTATGGAGTTCAAAAAATATGCTCAGGTGCCTCACAATGTTGCTGAAGAGATAATTAAGAAAAATTAG
- a CDS encoding 50S ribosomal protein L28, whose product MAKVCEICNRGKLSANTRSHSNIASKRTMKLNLQSKKIGNSKMTVCTSCLKTLNKLRKNQTIK is encoded by the coding sequence ATGGCCAAAGTATGTGAAATTTGTAATAGAGGTAAACTAAGTGCTAATACCCGCAGTCATTCCAATATTGCTAGCAAGAGAACCATGAAGCTGAATTTGCAATCCAAAAAAATTGGCAACAGCAAAATGACTGTTTGCACTTCTTGTTTGAAAACTCTAAACAAACTTAGAAAAAATCAAACTATAAAATAA
- the tuf gene encoding elongation factor Tu, which yields MAEAFKREKPHINVGTIGHVDHGKTTLTAAILKVLAAHGGVAQQKDVDQIDNAPEERERGITIATAHVEYESEKRHYAHVDCPGHADYVKNMITGAAQMDGAILVVSAADGPMPQTREHILLARQVGVPYIVVFLNKMDQVDDPELVDLVEEEIRDLLKKYEFPGDETPIIRGTALKALENPSGDDSKPILDLIKSLDEYIPEPKRDTEHAFLMPIEDIFSIEGRGTVVTGRIERGVVKLNDEVEMVGLQDTSKTVVTGIEMFNKQLEEGRAGDNAGILLRGTKKDEIQRGQVLAKPGSITPHTEFEAEAYILSKEEGGRHTPFFKGYKPQFYIRTTDVTGEVELPEGTEMVMPGDTINLKIKLIAPVALEEKSKFAIREGGRTVGAAVVTKILK from the coding sequence ATGGCAGAAGCTTTTAAAAGAGAAAAGCCACACATAAATGTGGGTACTATTGGTCACGTAGACCACGGTAAAACTACCCTGACTGCCGCCATTTTGAAGGTATTAGCCGCTCATGGTGGTGTTGCTCAGCAAAAGGACGTTGATCAGATTGATAATGCTCCTGAAGAAAGAGAACGTGGTATTACTATTGCCACTGCTCATGTTGAGTATGAGTCAGAAAAAAGACATTACGCTCACGTAGACTGTCCAGGTCACGCTGACTATGTCAAAAACATGATTACTGGTGCCGCTCAGATGGATGGTGCTATTTTGGTAGTATCAGCTGCTGATGGTCCAATGCCTCAGACTAGAGAACATATTTTACTTGCTCGTCAGGTTGGTGTCCCATACATTGTTGTATTTTTGAACAAAATGGACCAAGTTGATGATCCAGAACTCGTAGATCTAGTTGAGGAAGAAATTAGAGATTTGTTAAAGAAATATGAATTCCCAGGCGATGAAACTCCAATTATCAGAGGTACCGCTTTGAAAGCCTTGGAAAATCCATCAGGTGATGATTCAAAACCAATTTTGGATTTGATCAAATCTTTGGATGAGTATATCCCAGAACCAAAACGTGATACTGAACACGCATTCTTAATGCCTATTGAAGACATCTTTTCAATTGAAGGTCGTGGTACTGTAGTTACCGGACGTATTGAAAGAGGAGTTGTCAAACTAAATGACGAAGTTGAAATGGTCGGTCTACAAGACACTAGCAAGACTGTTGTTACTGGTATTGAGATGTTTAATAAGCAGTTGGAAGAAGGTAGGGCAGGAGACAATGCTGGAATTTTGTTACGTGGTACCAAAAAAGATGAAATACAACGTGGACAAGTTTTGGCCAAACCAGGTTCTATCACTCCTCACACTGAATTTGAAGCTGAAGCTTATATCTTGAGTAAAGAAGAAGGTGGACGTCACACTCCATTTTTCAAAGGATACAAGCCACAGTTTTATATCCGTACTACTGATGTAACCGGTGAAGTTGAATTACCAGAAGGTACTGAGATGGTTATGCCAGGAGATACTATCAATTTGAAGATCAAATTGATAGCTCCAGTAGCTTTGGAAGAAAAATCCAAGTTTGCTATCCGCGAAGGCGGACGTACTGTTGGTGCTGCTGTAGTAACCAAAATTTTAAAGTAA
- the rpsG gene encoding 30S ribosomal protein S7, which yields MRGKPAPKRPINPDPKFQRLDIAKLINKIMERGKKTTAQKVVYGAFEHISKKTKQDPIAIYDAAIRNISPNLEVKGKRIGGANYQVPIVVTGDRKMTLAHRWLIEAAKARKGASMAVRLGEELIAAAGGEGAAMKKREDVQRMAESNKAFAHFA from the coding sequence ATGAGAGGAAAACCAGCACCAAAAAGACCTATCAATCCAGATCCAAAATTTCAGAGATTAGATATTGCCAAGCTGATAAACAAGATCATGGAACGTGGTAAAAAAACCACAGCTCAAAAAGTAGTTTATGGAGCTTTTGAACATATATCAAAAAAAACCAAACAAGACCCTATAGCTATTTATGATGCTGCTATTAGAAATATTTCCCCAAACCTAGAAGTAAAAGGTAAGCGTATTGGTGGCGCTAACTATCAAGTACCAATAGTAGTGACTGGCGATAGAAAAATGACTTTAGCACATCGTTGGCTCATTGAAGCTGCCAAAGCTAGAAAAGGAGCTTCCATGGCTGTCCGCTTAGGTGAAGAGCTTATTGCTGCTGCCGGCGGTGAGGGTGCTGCTATGAAAAAACGTGAAGATGTGCAACGTATGGCCGAATCAAACAAAGCTTTTGCTCACTTCGCCTAA
- a CDS encoding type II toxin-antitoxin system Phd/YefM family antitoxin, whose protein sequence is MPNYKQIDKVLELAAKTGDKVIVLSDNHEPYVIMTVKEYEALLAGPSSVKGLSEDELLDKINRDIAVWKASQEHLDDYSLENFRVDTLRKDEKKPENTDDKTTVDKSAVGDDDRYYIEPVD, encoded by the coding sequence ATGCCAAATTACAAACAAATAGACAAAGTTTTGGAACTAGCGGCCAAAACCGGTGACAAAGTTATTGTTTTGTCAGACAACCATGAACCCTATGTAATCATGACCGTCAAAGAATATGAGGCTTTGTTGGCTGGTCCGTCATCAGTCAAAGGATTGTCTGAAGACGAGCTTTTGGACAAGATAAATCGTGACATTGCCGTCTGGAAAGCTTCTCAAGAGCACTTAGATGACTATAGCCTGGAAAATTTCCGTGTGGACACTCTAAGAAAGGATGAAAAAAAGCCAGAAAATACTGATGACAAAACTACTGTTGATAAGTCAGCAGTGGGTGATGATGATAGGTATTATATAGAGCCAGTTGACTAG
- a CDS encoding site-2 protease family protein, with the protein MLISTLFSDPKIFLIVILSIIYALTIHEFAHALAAHYLGDNTPSQNGRLTLNPLAHMEFLGTLMLLFAGFGWGKPVPVNTYNLRWRRWGDAFVSLAGPLSNFINVALFIIIANFLLKFLPIDNLVFIFLFYLILVNLILGVFNLIPIPPLDGSKVLFAFLPAHFDEFKRKFTINGPWILIVLIILDNFMNINIFGHIFDFFINFISRFI; encoded by the coding sequence ATGTTAATTTCCACATTATTTAGCGATCCAAAAATATTTTTAATAGTTATTTTATCTATTATATATGCTTTAACTATTCATGAGTTTGCTCATGCTTTGGCGGCTCATTATTTGGGAGACAATACCCCTAGTCAAAATGGTCGTTTGACTCTCAATCCTTTGGCTCATATGGAGTTTTTGGGTACCTTGATGCTCCTTTTCGCCGGTTTTGGTTGGGGCAAACCAGTACCGGTCAATACTTATAATCTTCGTTGGCGTCGTTGGGGAGATGCTTTTGTGTCACTGGCTGGTCCGCTTTCCAACTTTATTAATGTAGCTTTATTTATAATAATTGCTAATTTTTTGCTCAAGTTTTTGCCTATTGATAATCTAGTTTTTATATTTTTGTTTTATTTGATATTAGTCAATCTTATATTGGGAGTTTTTAATCTTATACCTATTCCACCACTTGATGGCTCCAAAGTGCTTTTTGCCTTTTTGCCAGCTCATTTTGACGAATTTAAGCGTAAATTTACTATAAATGGGCCTTGGATATTGATAGTTTTGATAATTTTGGATAATTTTATGAACATTAATATTTTTGGGCATATTTTTGACTTTTTTATCAATTTTATTTCTAGATTTATATAA
- the rpsL gene encoding 30S ribosomal protein S12, with protein MPTVNQLIKKPRKQQKAKGTTPALKTVLNSLKRRKREMPQGSPFKRGVCLKVTTTTPKKPNSALRKIARVRLSNGMEVTAYIPGEGHNLQEHSIVMIRGGRVKDLPGVRYHIVRGIFDTQGVANRKQGRSIYGAKRERAAKK; from the coding sequence ATGCCAACAGTAAATCAATTAATCAAAAAACCTAGAAAACAGCAAAAGGCCAAGGGCACTACCCCGGCTTTAAAAACTGTTTTAAATAGTTTGAAAAGAAGAAAAAGAGAAATGCCACAAGGCTCTCCTTTTAAACGTGGAGTATGTTTAAAAGTTACTACCACAACACCTAAGAAACCAAACTCAGCTCTTCGAAAAATTGCCAGGGTTAGATTGTCAAATGGTATGGAAGTGACTGCTTATATTCCAGGTGAAGGCCACAATTTGCAGGAGCACAGTATTGTTATGATTCGCGGCGGTAGGGTAAAAGATTTGCCAGGTGTCCGTTATCATATTGTTCGTGGTATTTTTGATACTCAGGGCGTAGCCAATAGAAAGCAAGGTCGCTCAATTTATGGCGCCAAAAGAGAAAGAGCAGCTAAAAAATAA
- the rplC gene encoding 50S ribosomal protein L3 encodes MAKFILGKKLNMSQKFSQDGRVVPVTVVEAGPCTVVQVKGEKDGYQAVQLGFGTKKKANKPMAGHLKGLNTFRYLKEFRLENAEGFERGKVIDLTSFEAGDKLKITSTSKGKGFQGVVKRHGFHGSPASHGHKDQLRMPGSIGATDSARVFKGTRMGGRMGGDTVTVANLELVEVDNDKNLLYIKGAVPGGRNALVFILADGDIKFAESKAVKEEVKEQPVEAKQDSEVKEDKLAEDKPKEVKSETPSKTEGEEPKAEEEPSTKIQADNIAENKESKTLSEVEGEKK; translated from the coding sequence ATGGCCAAGTTTATTTTAGGAAAAAAATTGAATATGAGCCAAAAGTTTAGCCAAGACGGCCGTGTTGTCCCAGTCACTGTAGTAGAAGCTGGACCATGTACAGTTGTCCAGGTAAAAGGTGAAAAGGACGGCTATCAAGCTGTTCAGTTAGGCTTTGGCACCAAGAAAAAAGCAAATAAACCAATGGCAGGTCATCTAAAAGGTTTAAATACTTTTAGATACTTGAAAGAATTTAGGTTAGAAAATGCAGAAGGTTTTGAAAGAGGCAAAGTAATAGATCTTACTAGCTTTGAAGCTGGTGATAAATTGAAAATTACTTCTACATCCAAAGGAAAAGGCTTCCAAGGCGTTGTTAAGCGTCATGGTTTTCACGGTTCACCAGCTAGTCATGGTCATAAAGACCAATTGAGGATGCCAGGTTCTATCGGCGCCACTGATTCAGCTAGAGTTTTTAAAGGTACTCGTATGGGTGGTCGTATGGGTGGTGATACAGTGACCGTAGCTAATCTAGAGTTGGTAGAAGTAGATAATGATAAAAACCTTTTATATATAAAAGGAGCAGTTCCAGGTGGAAGAAATGCTTTAGTATTTATTTTAGCTGATGGTGATATCAAATTTGCAGAATCAAAGGCTGTCAAAGAAGAAGTTAAAGAACAGCCAGTTGAGGCTAAACAGGATAGTGAAGTCAAAGAAGATAAACTAGCTGAGGATAAACCAAAAGAAGTAAAATCAGAAACCCCGAGCAAGACCGAAGGGGAAGAACCAAAGGCCGAAGAAGAACCTTCAACTAAAATTCAGGCTGATAATATAGCAGAAAATAAAGAATCAAAGACCCTGAGCGAAGTCGAGGGGGAAAAGAAATAA
- the rplD gene encoding 50S ribosomal protein L4, with product MADIKVKLYDFKGKEVGTESLDPALFGLELDPVLVQEVVIAQEKNARQVLAHTKGRAEVRGGGKKPWRQKGTGRARHGSIRSPLWVGGGITFGPTKERNFSVKVNKKVKSKALAMVLSDKVKNEKLVLVDSYNLPEAKTKSLKSSLDALPIKGKSVLVITKNAQENLVKAAKNLTKVDTINFGSLNVVDLLKREYLIVNKELLKKVVEHYKK from the coding sequence ATGGCAGATATTAAAGTAAAATTATACGATTTCAAAGGAAAAGAAGTTGGTACCGAGTCACTTGATCCAGCATTGTTTGGATTAGAATTGGATCCGGTTTTGGTTCAGGAAGTGGTAATTGCCCAAGAGAAAAACGCTCGTCAGGTTTTGGCTCATACCAAAGGTAGAGCTGAAGTCAGAGGTGGTGGTAAAAAACCATGGCGTCAAAAAGGCACTGGTCGTGCTCGTCACGGTTCTATCCGTTCCCCGTTGTGGGTAGGTGGTGGTATCACTTTTGGTCCTACTAAAGAACGTAATTTTTCCGTCAAAGTGAATAAGAAAGTAAAAAGCAAAGCTTTGGCAATGGTTTTATCTGATAAGGTAAAAAATGAAAAATTAGTTTTGGTAGATTCATATAATTTACCAGAAGCCAAGACCAAGAGTCTGAAATCTTCCTTGGATGCACTGCCTATCAAAGGAAAATCAGTATTAGTAATTACCAAAAACGCTCAGGAAAATTTAGTTAAGGCTGCTAAGAATTTGACTAAAGTAGACACTATCAATTTTGGCAGTTTAAATGTTGTTGATTTGTTAAAAAGAGAATATTTGATTGTTAATAAGGAGCTACTAAAAAAAGTGGTTGAGCATTACAAGAAATAA
- the rpsJ gene encoding 30S ribosomal protein S10, with amino-acid sequence MSAKDKEVKEEIQSRIRIKIRAYDHKIIDQSTKTIIDTVDRSGAKVIGPIPLPTEKKKFTVLRSTFVHKDARDQYEMRVHKRLLDIINPTSQTIDALQNLNLPAGVDLEIKM; translated from the coding sequence ATGTCAGCCAAAGATAAAGAAGTAAAAGAAGAAATTCAGTCTAGGATTCGTATCAAAATCAGAGCCTATGACCACAAAATCATTGATCAGTCTACCAAGACTATTATTGATACTGTTGATCGTAGTGGTGCAAAAGTGATTGGTCCTATCCCACTGCCAACTGAAAAGAAAAAGTTTACAGTGCTTAGATCAACTTTTGTCCACAAAGATGCTCGTGACCAATATGAAATGAGGGTTCATAAGAGGCTGCTGGATATAATCAACCCAACCTCACAGACTATTGATGCTTTGCAAAATTTGAATTTGCCAGCTGGTGTAGATTTAGAAATAAAAATGTAA
- a CDS encoding nucleoside-diphosphate kinase, whose protein sequence is MNDKLERSLILLKPDAINRGLIGEILHRFERTGLKIAGLKLVLSDQDTALKHYSEDLAKRRGQKVRDMMVEMITSGPVVAIAIEGVEAVTIVRKMVGETEPKSAAPGTIRGDYAHLSFSHADKSNKAVFNLIHASSSVEEAKMEISYWFQDFELCDHQPDYTRHTLLEK, encoded by the coding sequence ATGAATGATAAATTAGAAAGAAGTTTAATATTACTCAAACCCGATGCTATCAACAGAGGCTTGATAGGGGAAATACTACATCGTTTTGAAAGAACTGGACTCAAAATTGCCGGACTAAAACTTGTCCTGTCTGATCAAGATACTGCCCTCAAACATTATAGTGAAGATTTGGCAAAGAGACGCGGACAAAAAGTAAGAGATATGATGGTGGAGATGATTACTTCCGGACCAGTAGTAGCCATTGCTATCGAAGGCGTGGAGGCAGTGACCATTGTACGCAAGATGGTCGGAGAGACTGAGCCAAAAAGTGCGGCTCCAGGTACTATCAGAGGTGATTATGCTCACTTGTCTTTTTCTCATGCTGACAAAAGCAACAAAGCAGTTTTTAATCTCATTCACGCCTCTTCAAGCGTAGAAGAAGCTAAGATGGAGATAAGTTATTGGTTTCAGGATTTTGAATTATGTGATCATCAGCCTGATTATACTAGGCATACACTGTTGGAAAAATAA